In Natator depressus isolate rNatDep1 chromosome 9, rNatDep2.hap1, whole genome shotgun sequence, a single genomic region encodes these proteins:
- the TBL1XR1 gene encoding F-box-like/WD repeat-containing protein TBL1XR1 isoform X1 — MSISSDEVNFLVYRYLQESGFSHSAFTFGIESHISQSNINGALVPPAALISIIQKGLQYVEAEVSINEDGTLFDGRPIESLSLIDAVMPDVVQTRQQAYRDKLAQQQAAAAAAAAATNQQGSAKNGENTANGEENGAHTIANNHTDMMEVDGDVEIPPNKAVVLRGHESEVFICAWNPVSDLLASGSGDSTARIWNLSENSTSGSTQLVLRHCIREGGQDVPSNKDVTSLDWNSEGTLLATGSYDGFARIWTKDGNLASTLGQHKGPIFALKWNKKGNFILSAGVDKTTIIWDAHTGEAKQQFPFHSAPALDVDWQSNNTFASCSTDMCIHVCKLGQDRPIKTFQGHTNEVNAIKWDPTGNLLASCSDDMTLKIWSMKQDSCVHDLQAHNKEIYTIKWSPTGPGTNNPNANLMLASASFDSTVRLWDVDRGICIHTLTKHQEPVYSVAFSPDGRYLASGSFDKCVHIWNTQTGALVHSYRGTGGIFEVCWNAAGDKVGASASDGSVCVLDLRK; from the exons ATGAGTATAAGCAGTGATGAGGTTAACTTCCTGGTATATAGATACTTGCAAGAGTCAG GGTTTTCTCATTCAGCATTTACATTTGGTATAGAGAGCCATATCAGCCAGTCTAATATAAATGGTGCTCTGGTGCCACCAGCTGCTTTGATTTCCATCATCCAAAAAGGTCTGCAGTATGTAGAGGCTGAAGTCAGTATTAATGAG GATGGTACCTTGTTTGACGGTAGGCCAATAGAGTCTCTCTCACTGATAGATGCAGTAATGCCTGATGTGGTACAAACAAGACAACAGGCCTACAGAGATAAACTTGCACAACAACAGGCAGCAGCTGCCGCCGCTGCAGCTGCCACTAACCAACAGGGCTCTgcaaaaaatggagaaaatactgCAAACGGCGAGGAGAATGGAGCGCACACTATAGCAA ATAATCATACGGATATGATGGAAGTGGATGGAGATGTTGAAATCCCTCCTAACAAAGCAGTGGTGCTGCGTGGTCATGAATCTGAAGTATTCATCTGCGCCTGGAACCCCGTTAGCGACCTTCTGGCCTCAGG ATCTGGAGATTCCACAGCACGGATATGGAACCTCAGTGAAAACAGCACCAGTGGCTCCACGCAGCTGGTACTCCGACATTGTATACGAGAAGGAGGGCAAGATGTACCAAGCAACAAAGATGTGACATCCCTGGATTGGAAT AGTGAAGGTACACTTCTAGCAACCGGGTCGTATGATGGATTTGCAAGGATATGGACTAAAGACG GTAATCTTGCCAGCACCTTAGGGCAACATAAAGGACCTATATTTGCATTAAAATGGAACAAGAAAGGAAACTTCATTTTAAGTGCCGGAGTGGACAAG ACCACAATTATTTGGGATGCCCATACTGGAGAAGCGAAGCAGCAGTTTCCCTTTCATTCTG CACCAGCACTAGATGTTGACTGGCAGAGTAACAACACATTTGCTTCTTGCAGCACAGATATGTGTATTCATGTCTGTAAATTAGGACAAGATAGACCCATCAAAACCTTCCAGGGTCACACA AATGAAGTAAATGCAATCAAATGGGATCCGACTGGTAATCTTCTGGCATCCTGCTCTGATGACATGACTTTAAAG ATCTGGAGTATGAAACAAGATAGTTGTGTCCATGATTTACAAGCACACAACAAAGAAATTTATACTATCAAATGGAGTCCTACAGGACCAGGAACAAACAATCCAAATGCCAATCTTATGTTAGCAAG TGCATCCTTTGATTCTACTGTTAGGTTATGGGATGTAGACAGAGGAATTTGTATCCACACTTTAACGAAACATCAAGAACCTGTGTACAGTGTAGCTTTCAGCCCTGATGGCAGGTACCTGGCCAGTGGCTCTTTTGACAAATGTGTTCACATCTGGAATACACAG ACGGGTGCTTTAGTTCACAGTTATAGGGGAACAGGAGGGATTTTTGAGGTTTGCTGGAATGCAGCAGGAGACAAAGTTGGAGCAAGTGCTTCAGATGGTTCA
- the TBL1XR1 gene encoding F-box-like/WD repeat-containing protein TBL1XR1 isoform X2: MPDVVQTRQQAYRDKLAQQQAAAAAAAAATNQQGSAKNGENTANGEENGAHTIANNHTDMMEVDGDVEIPPNKAVVLRGHESEVFICAWNPVSDLLASGSGDSTARIWNLSENSTSGSTQLVLRHCIREGGQDVPSNKDVTSLDWNSEGTLLATGSYDGFARIWTKDGNLASTLGQHKGPIFALKWNKKGNFILSAGVDKTTIIWDAHTGEAKQQFPFHSAPALDVDWQSNNTFASCSTDMCIHVCKLGQDRPIKTFQGHTNEVNAIKWDPTGNLLASCSDDMTLKIWSMKQDSCVHDLQAHNKEIYTIKWSPTGPGTNNPNANLMLASASFDSTVRLWDVDRGICIHTLTKHQEPVYSVAFSPDGRYLASGSFDKCVHIWNTQTGALVHSYRGTGGIFEVCWNAAGDKVGASASDGSVCVLDLRK; this comes from the exons ATGCCTGATGTGGTACAAACAAGACAACAGGCCTACAGAGATAAACTTGCACAACAACAGGCAGCAGCTGCCGCCGCTGCAGCTGCCACTAACCAACAGGGCTCTgcaaaaaatggagaaaatactgCAAACGGCGAGGAGAATGGAGCGCACACTATAGCAA ATAATCATACGGATATGATGGAAGTGGATGGAGATGTTGAAATCCCTCCTAACAAAGCAGTGGTGCTGCGTGGTCATGAATCTGAAGTATTCATCTGCGCCTGGAACCCCGTTAGCGACCTTCTGGCCTCAGG ATCTGGAGATTCCACAGCACGGATATGGAACCTCAGTGAAAACAGCACCAGTGGCTCCACGCAGCTGGTACTCCGACATTGTATACGAGAAGGAGGGCAAGATGTACCAAGCAACAAAGATGTGACATCCCTGGATTGGAAT AGTGAAGGTACACTTCTAGCAACCGGGTCGTATGATGGATTTGCAAGGATATGGACTAAAGACG GTAATCTTGCCAGCACCTTAGGGCAACATAAAGGACCTATATTTGCATTAAAATGGAACAAGAAAGGAAACTTCATTTTAAGTGCCGGAGTGGACAAG ACCACAATTATTTGGGATGCCCATACTGGAGAAGCGAAGCAGCAGTTTCCCTTTCATTCTG CACCAGCACTAGATGTTGACTGGCAGAGTAACAACACATTTGCTTCTTGCAGCACAGATATGTGTATTCATGTCTGTAAATTAGGACAAGATAGACCCATCAAAACCTTCCAGGGTCACACA AATGAAGTAAATGCAATCAAATGGGATCCGACTGGTAATCTTCTGGCATCCTGCTCTGATGACATGACTTTAAAG ATCTGGAGTATGAAACAAGATAGTTGTGTCCATGATTTACAAGCACACAACAAAGAAATTTATACTATCAAATGGAGTCCTACAGGACCAGGAACAAACAATCCAAATGCCAATCTTATGTTAGCAAG TGCATCCTTTGATTCTACTGTTAGGTTATGGGATGTAGACAGAGGAATTTGTATCCACACTTTAACGAAACATCAAGAACCTGTGTACAGTGTAGCTTTCAGCCCTGATGGCAGGTACCTGGCCAGTGGCTCTTTTGACAAATGTGTTCACATCTGGAATACACAG ACGGGTGCTTTAGTTCACAGTTATAGGGGAACAGGAGGGATTTTTGAGGTTTGCTGGAATGCAGCAGGAGACAAAGTTGGAGCAAGTGCTTCAGATGGTTCA